The window CGCCGAGTCGCACGTCGGCGACCAGCCCTTCGCGGTGCTGCTGGGCGACGAGTTCGTCAAGCCGGCCGAGCCGCTGCTGCCCGCCATGCTGGAGCTCCAGGCGCGCACCGGCGGCGTGGTGCTGGCCTTCTTCGAGGTCGACCCGGCCGAGACGAAGCGCTACGGCATCGCCTCGGTGGAGCCGGCCGAGGCGGAGCTGACAGACATCGGCGAGGTCGTCCGGGTCACCGGCATGGTGGAGAAGCCCAAGCCGGAGGACGCGCCCAGCAACCTCGCGGTGCTGGGCCGCTACGTGCTGCCGAGCAGCATCTTCGACGCGATCCGGCGGACGGAGCCGGGCAGCGGCGGGGAGATCCAGCTGACCGACGCCATGGAGCTGCTGCGCAGCGAGGGCACCCCGGTGCACGCGATCGTCTACCGGGGCACCCGCTACGACACCGGCATGCCGCTGGGCTACCTCCAGACCGTGGTGCAGATCGCCGCCGAGCGCGACGACCTCGGCGCCGAGTTCCGCAAGTGGCTGGCCGAGTTCGTCAACTCCGACGCGTCGGGCGTGACTGGTACATGACAGCGTCGGCCGACGCCGAGGCGGCCGCGAACGAGTTGACGCCGCTCGCCGACTACCTGGGCAGCGTGCTGCGCAGGTTACGCGCGCTGCCTCCGCTCGACCTCGACCTCACCCAGGCGCACGGCAACGTCCTCGCCGAGGACGTCGTCGCGCCGCACTCCTTCCCGGCCTTCGACCAGTCGGCCGTGGACGGGTACGCCGCCCGCTGGGAGGACATCTCCGGAGGCGGTCGGGGCGTGGGCTACGTCCCGAGCCAGTCCGGCGGGCCGGGCGGGCGCAACGTCCGGCTCAACGTCGTCGGCGACCTCGGCGCGGCGAGCTGGCGGCCGGTCCGGCTCACCCCGGGCGCCTGCTTCTCCGTCGCCGCCGGGGCGCCGCTTCCGCTCGCCGCGGACGTGGTCGTCCCGGTCGAGTGGACCGACCAGGGCATGGCCGCCGTGGAGATCTTCCGCGTGCCCAAACGCGGGTACGGGGTGCGCCGGGCCGGTGAGGAACTGCCCGCCGGCACCCTGCTGGCCCGGGCCGGCACCTACGTGTCGCCGGCGCTGGTGGCGGTCTTCGCCGCCACCGGCATCGGGCACGTCGTGGTCCGGCCCAGCCCCCGCGTGGTGATCGTGGCCACCGGCGACGAGCTGGTCGACGTGGGCCGGGGCAGCCAGCCCGGCCAGACGGTCGACGCCAACTCGCACGCGCTGACCGCCGCCGCGGCCGAGGTGGGCGCCCTGGCGTACCGGGTGGGCATCTGCGACGACGATCCGGAGGGGCTGCGCGGGCTGCTGGAGGACCAGACGCTGCGCGCCGACCTGATCATCACCACGGGTGGGACCGGCACCGGGCCG is drawn from Micromonospora sp. NBC_01740 and contains these coding sequences:
- a CDS encoding UTP--glucose-1-phosphate uridylyltransferase; this encodes MSEHSANPSSATAATGRSRAVKAVIPAAGLATRFLPATKAVPKELLPVVDRPVLQYIVEEATQAGIGDVLLITGRGKTSMVDHFDRRPDLEARLEAKGDAERLAAVRGPSELAEIYTCRQPEQLGLGHAVGYAESHVGDQPFAVLLGDEFVKPAEPLLPAMLELQARTGGVVLAFFEVDPAETKRYGIASVEPAEAELTDIGEVVRVTGMVEKPKPEDAPSNLAVLGRYVLPSSIFDAIRRTEPGSGGEIQLTDAMELLRSEGTPVHAIVYRGTRYDTGMPLGYLQTVVQIAAERDDLGAEFRKWLAEFVNSDASGVTGT
- a CDS encoding molybdopterin molybdotransferase MoeA, translated to MTASADAEAAANELTPLADYLGSVLRRLRALPPLDLDLTQAHGNVLAEDVVAPHSFPAFDQSAVDGYAARWEDISGGGRGVGYVPSQSGGPGGRNVRLNVVGDLGAASWRPVRLTPGACFSVAAGAPLPLAADVVVPVEWTDQGMAAVEIFRVPKRGYGVRRAGEELPAGTLLARAGTYVSPALVAVFAATGIGHVVVRPSPRVVIVATGDELVDVGRGSQPGQTVDANSHALTAAAAEVGALAYRVGICDDDPEGLRGLLEDQTLRADLIITTGGTGTGPGDMVRRILSRREGSRAGPVTFTEVALYPGTSLGFGTVGAEEVPVVCLPGDTGSALIGFEVLARPAINLLAGAEPVFRPSVRAHLLETISSPVGLREFRPAHVAERRGGGYTVQPLNGGPYTLSGLAEANGLMVLGERVTTAAAGSTVDVLLLDRRR